A single uncultured Methanobrevibacter sp. DNA region contains:
- a CDS encoding dihydroorotate dehydrogenase electron transfer subunit, whose protein sequence is MNNVPQIVEINEIIKETPSIKTFIFDWDMDKFGVPSPGEFVMVWNFHNEKPMSISLIDEENSRLAISVKNVGEFSSQLHNLNVGEKIGIRGSYGNGFSNDIRDKKILAIGGGVGMAPINAISTNLLKKGNTVDVVPAAVTKEELLFADSLKKSGANVFPCTDDGSFGFEGFATDCTIGLLEDRSYDFAFVCGPEIMMAGIYNILEESKINAEYSLERYMKCALGICGQCCVDNTGWRICVEGPVFKNDKINKISEFGKYRRTASGIKQ, encoded by the coding sequence ATGAATAATGTTCCACAGATAGTTGAAATTAATGAAATTATTAAAGAAACTCCATCAATTAAAACTTTTATTTTTGATTGGGATATGGATAAATTTGGTGTTCCATCTCCTGGAGAATTTGTGATGGTTTGGAATTTCCATAATGAAAAACCAATGTCTATTTCTTTAATTGATGAAGAAAATTCTAGATTAGCTATTAGTGTTAAAAATGTTGGTGAATTTTCATCTCAACTTCATAATTTGAATGTTGGAGAAAAAATAGGAATTAGAGGTAGCTATGGAAATGGATTTTCAAATGATATCCGTGATAAAAAGATATTAGCTATTGGTGGTGGAGTTGGAATGGCTCCTATTAATGCAATATCTACTAATTTGCTTAAAAAAGGCAATACTGTTGATGTAGTTCCAGCAGCAGTTACAAAAGAGGAATTGCTTTTTGCAGATTCATTAAAGAAATCTGGAGCAAATGTTTTCCCATGTACTGATGATGGAAGTTTTGGATTTGAAGGATTTGCAACAGATTGTACTATAGGTTTACTTGAAGATAGGTCTTATGATTTTGCATTTGTTTGCGGTCCTGAGATAATGATGGCAGGAATTTATAATATTCTGGAAGAGTCTAAAATAAATGCAGAATATTCTTTGGAAAGATATATGAAATGTGCTCTAGGAATATGTGGTCAGTGTTGTGTTGATAATACTGGATGGAGAATTTGCGTAGAAGGTCCTGTTTTCAAAAATGATAAAATAAATAAAATTTCAGAGTTTGGAAAGTATCGTAGAACTGCATCAGGGATAAAACAATAA
- a CDS encoding AI-2E family transporter: MEKNLKEYISPPVMLILFLLVISVMIVSPVLNMVILGAILAYAIRPLARKINLKIKFKSISIFVAIILVMIPLVLLIVYIISVISGVLSNVLIVNPNGFNLNLDTLINQLVNSLPPNISSNIDVVTLKSSILNAIKGIGSVVLNYFVSLAGKLFSISVDLFILFASIYYFIRDGGNCYKFVESFIPESSKDFFTRTVESVKDVLKSIFYGHFLTSLIIGIIGAIGYSLLGYPQGVFLGVLTGIFQLIPVFGPWPIYWTLAIVDLISGNYVRVVIVLLFGFFLSLSDMYIRPALSSHYADIHPLILLIGFLAGPLVYGIVGFILGPLILGITYAVLDNFRIELNKNKED; encoded by the coding sequence ATGGAAAAAAATTTGAAAGAATATATATCTCCTCCAGTAATGTTAATCCTATTTTTATTGGTGATTTCAGTAATGATTGTGTCTCCAGTTTTAAATATGGTTATATTAGGAGCTATATTAGCTTATGCAATCCGTCCATTAGCTAGAAAAATAAATCTAAAAATTAAATTCAAATCAATTTCTATTTTTGTAGCAATAATTTTAGTTATGATTCCATTGGTTCTTCTGATTGTATATATTATTTCAGTAATTTCAGGAGTTTTGTCTAATGTATTAATAGTTAATCCAAATGGTTTTAATTTAAATTTAGATACTCTTATTAATCAGTTAGTTAATAGTTTGCCACCTAATATAAGTTCAAATATTGATGTTGTAACACTTAAATCATCTATATTAAATGCTATAAAAGGCATTGGTAGTGTTGTATTGAATTATTTTGTAAGTTTAGCAGGTAAACTTTTTTCAATTTCAGTAGATTTGTTTATATTGTTTGCATCAATATATTACTTTATTAGAGATGGAGGTAATTGTTATAAATTTGTTGAGTCATTTATTCCTGAAAGCAGTAAAGATTTCTTCACACGAACTGTGGAGTCTGTTAAAGATGTTTTAAAAAGCATATTTTATGGACATTTTTTAACATCTTTGATAATTGGTATTATTGGGGCTATTGGATATTCATTATTAGGATATCCTCAGGGAGTGTTTTTAGGAGTACTTACAGGTATTTTTCAATTAATTCCTGTATTTGGACCTTGGCCGATTTATTGGACATTAGCTATTGTGGATTTAATTTCTGGAAATTATGTTAGGGTTGTAATTGTTCTTTTATTTGGATTTTTCCTTAGTTTAAGTGATATGTATATCAGACCGGCATTATCAAGTCATTATGCAGATATCCATCCTTTAATTTTACTTATAGGATTTTTAGCAGGTCCTTTAGTTTATGGGATTGTAGGATTTATTTTAGGTCCGTTAATATTGGGAATAACTTATGCTGTTTTAGATAATTTTAGAATAGAACTTAATAAGAATAAAGAGGATTAA
- a CDS encoding dihydroorotate dehydrogenase yields the protein MLRTNVCGVEFKNPLMLAAGVMGSNASSMNWIIRSGAAGVVSKSFSLEPNPGYVNPTTVGVDCGIINAIGLSNPGVDNFKEELKRIDRDEAVSIASIYGATPEEFSKLVLEIEDYVDMIELNISCPHAMEGYGASIGQDADLTYKIVSAAKEVANKPIIAKLTPNVTDIVEIAKSAENAGADALTLINSLGPGMKINIDVAKPVLSNKFGGMSGKAIKPIALRNVYTVYENVEIPIIGVGGISNFEDVVEFLFAGAKAVQIGTAIMDEGVDVFSKINNDLEEFMNKKDYGSIDEMVGLAHEEL from the coding sequence ATGTTGAGGACAAATGTTTGTGGAGTTGAATTTAAAAACCCTTTAATGTTGGCTGCAGGAGTCATGGGAAGTAATGCTTCTTCTATGAATTGGATTATAAGGTCTGGAGCTGCAGGGGTTGTTTCTAAATCTTTTTCATTAGAACCTAATCCTGGATATGTAAATCCTACAACAGTAGGTGTTGATTGTGGTATTATTAATGCTATTGGTCTTTCAAATCCGGGAGTAGATAATTTTAAAGAAGAACTTAAAAGAATTGATAGGGATGAGGCTGTTTCAATAGCTTCTATTTATGGTGCAACTCCTGAAGAATTTAGTAAATTAGTTTTGGAAATTGAAGATTATGTTGATATGATTGAATTAAATATATCCTGCCCTCATGCTATGGAAGGTTATGGTGCATCTATTGGTCAGGATGCTGATTTAACTTATAAAATAGTTAGTGCTGCTAAAGAAGTGGCTAATAAGCCAATAATTGCTAAATTAACTCCTAATGTCACAGACATTGTTGAAATAGCTAAATCTGCAGAAAATGCTGGGGCTGATGCTTTAACTTTAATTAATTCATTAGGTCCTGGGATGAAAATTAATATTGATGTTGCAAAACCGGTATTGTCAAATAAGTTTGGGGGAATGAGTGGTAAAGCTATAAAACCTATTGCTCTTCGTAATGTCTATACGGTTTATGAAAATGTTGAAATTCCGATTATTGGTGTTGGAGGTATTTCTAACTTTGAAGATGTTGTGGAATTCTTATTTGCTGGAGCAAAAGCAGTTCAAATTGGTACTGCTATTATGGATGAAGGTGTAGATGTATTTAGTAAAATTAACAATGATTTAGAAGAATTTATGAATAAAAAAGATTATGGTTCTATTGATGAAATGGTTGGCCTTGCTCATGAGGAGTTGTAA